The sequence CAGAACCACACCTGCGCTAAGTGTCCCTACCACATGCGGGCTGGTGAAGAAGCGAGAGTCCCTTACGCAGAATTTGACAGGGTCTTTGGCTTCCCTTACAGATCAACAGCAACTCTCCGAAACAAACACCTCCTCTTCTGTGAACTGAGGAGTTCCTCAGGCAGCATAGTCCAAAAAGGCCATGCTACAGACTGTACTGAGCGAGGCTACCATCCCGAATCTGTGCTGTTTGGGGTGGGTGGTTATCTGGATGCAGTTACAGATGCCCATGCAAACATCGGAGGCATCGTCCTCTATGCAAATTACTCTCCTTGTAACGAGGTTTACCACTGCTGCGTAAGTAAAATCTACAACCTTTTGTGGAAGTATCCAGAAATCACGCTCTGCAtctatttctctcagttttgtcTCACTGAGGACGGTTTCCCCACGGCTGCGTGGAACGGCGAAGCTTTGCGGAGCCTCCCCCAGCCTGTGGCCTGGGGTGACTCTGCAGAGACTGCCTGGGGGGGCACGGTGTTACCTCCTCTGCAATTTTGTGTATGGCATCCCAGGGTCAGCCCTTCATCACTCAACTCCACCATCAAGAACCCTAGCAGATCAACAAAATCTGCATCCAGTTAACAACTTAACAGGAATTACACCCTATTTTAGGAAAGCCTTTCCACAGGCGAGGCAGGgaaaccctgctgtgcagcagaaattaaaggccttttcttctcctagtcTGGCTTCCCAGCAGCCTTTCCAAGCGATGAAAGGCAGACTGCTACCTCCCATGTCTCAAAGCCCCTTGGTGCTTTTCCCAGGCATGTTTCTGCCCTTTCAGAGGGAACATCTATACCCCAGACCTAAAAATATcgtaaggcatttaaaaatgccaaaggaataaTTCAGTGACACTCATAATCCTGaattttttccaagcagcagGCACCTGCTCTAAAGACGATACTAGCTGAACTGCTATCAGGCTATCAAACTGagatcacagatggaaaaaaggaaaaaaaaaaaatcaataaagtcaCCTCCTACAAAAGTTAACCCACAGAATAACTGGTGGTCTCGAATAGCTGATTCTGAAGAtagtatacttttattttatccctgttcctttcaaacataattctatcgcactaaaaccaaaaccttggTATCTTCTGATTACCTCCTGGGAGTAATTTGTTTGTTGCCCTTAAGCCAATTGCTACCAGAAACATGTGAACAGTCCACAAGCTACCGCCACAGCCAGACTTGTAGCTTCCCAGCTGAGGCAACTTTGGGGGAACACATGACATGTCCTAGATTCCTCCTCTGTCAAGAAGGTGGTTCTGCAGGTAAGGCTGATCTATCGATAAAGTTTTCCCACCGGCCGTTTCCTTAATAGGAGAGGGGTTTATAGACacttatttatgtgtgtgtgtgcgtgtactTTACCCCCCCCCCGTCTTGGGTTCCTCCCTTCCATTAAGAGGAAGCTCACAAAGCTGTGTAATTTTGTAATTGATAGCAAGTATCTGATAGGACAATAGAGATAACAGATCTACACAGTCCAAGCGTAACtcgaaaaagaaaaacaaagtttctatCATTTAGAGCAGTGTTTTCACTGTGTGATTGAGTACATTTGTTATGACACTAAAGGTCTTGAAGAAGGGAGCAGCTGAAGTCAAGATCATGCTGTTGCCTGGGGAAACCGGGGTTCCTTCCTAGGTAACAGCCattgccaaacacacacactggCTAATTTtgtgaggcagtgctgctgctcctttttgactctttttgtGGCATCTCTTACTTAGTTACGCATATCCgagtagaaaaaaagaggttgcttCCCCGTGTGACCTTAACCacccttgacttcagcagaggtgaTCCCCCTTGGAAACGCAGAGGTTCTTCTGAGCCTCAAACGACGTTAGAGAGGCAGCACTGCGCTAAAACCCGCCAGATCCCTTACTTTTACAACGCCTAGGCGCGTTTTTAGGAAAGCTTTCTTGCATGAGACGGAATCCCTCTGCACCTTCCGATTAAGTATTAGCTAGCACGGCCACAAGCAGGCGCCTGTGCTGTAGCATCGGGGCGATTACTTTTCTTTCGCTAGATTTTGGAGAGCCGCTGCTCTTTTCGAACTCTTGTGGTAAGCAGGCGGCGTTTGAGCTTGGACTTCCAAGCTCAGCACCAAAGCCTGTTCCCCAGTGCCGGAGCACGCCGCGTGGGCACTACCTGGCGCCACCCgcgctccgtgtcccccccccaggcccgttggagggggcggcgggctctCGCTTCGGCCAGAGCCGTCTGAGAACGCTCCCTAGGCTGAACCCGCACGGCATCGCGCCCTGTCGCTGTGTTCGCAGCACCAGCTCGCTGTCGGGGCTCGGCAGGAGCGCGCTTGCCCGGAGCCCGAAGGCGATGGCCACTCCGCGTCCCGCGGCGCCCGTCCGCGAATGACGCGGTAACCACAGCAACCGGGCGCCCTGGCACGCAGCCGACCAATGGCAGCTCGCTTCCCGCGTGGCTCCACCCCCTCGCGCCCAACGGCCGGCGCCTGCGCAGagctcgcgccccggcggagggcgcgtgcatagcgctcgcgcccaacggccggcgcctgcgcagagctcgcgccccggcggagggcgcgtGCATAGCGCTCGCGCCCCGGCGGCGCCTGCGCCTGcgcgtgcgcggggcggggcggggcggggcgcggcgcggcggccatGGCGAAGCACGCGGTGTCCTCGGCGCGGTTCCGCCGGGTGGATGTGGACGAGTACGACGAGAACAAGTTCgtggctgaggaggaaggaggcgacGGGCGAGCGGGGCCCGATGAGGGCGAGGAGGACTCGTGGCTGCGGCAATATCCTTCCGCCGCCGGGCGGGAAGTAGTGCCGGCaggagcgggcgcggcggggagggctgcggggagcggcggccgccggcgctgccttTTGCGGGAACATCCGTGCCCGGCGCTCCCGCCGAGGGGCGACCCGGCCCCGAACCGAccggagggcgggcaggggctgcggggcggccgggagAAACTGCGAGGGAGCGCcgtgtgcagtgagatcattctTGCCAGCCacggcagacagagaaggaaacgCCCAAGTCAAGTCAATCagataacaggagccactttactgcCGGGGTGGTCCAGGggtgggcacacaaggcatcgAGTGGGTGTTCCATACACCGTGTTACCCTCAAGCTGATGGCATGGTTGAGCGAATTAATGGCTTGATCGAGAGGCATGCCGGTGTTTCACGACCTACCCGGGATGTAAGGTTGGCGTAAGCAGTTGTTATTGTTAATAACTGCCAGGGACATTACGTGAACCCAAGAAGACGAGCATTTTGTCCTACGGGATTATCAGGTGACGATGctcctatatttgacaatcataagggccgGTTCCCCCTGGAAATACATGCGGGCCAGCCTGCCGTGGGGAAGTTGCCCTCTTGTGGCATTGTGCTTGTGACCTTGTTAAAATCTAGGGGGTTTCCATGcctgggaggccttagataaaggtggaaaaactcaccaaAGCAGTGCCTGATGGATAATCCCTGATTTCCAACTTGATGCCCGGGTTCTGACCCCAGGCCTAGTTCAGTTTCTTTTGTtaagaaaacaccttccccaggctgcaggcgcagcttggctgcagctgggctttccttggtgggcacagggctgctgaagtctcttggagaacggcttgcagagagcaaggccacgggtctctgcaggagctgattgcagccatctgaggtaaacaaaggaaaaaacccagggtacagttatgcttacaaaggactgttacgttaacaaagagagaaactgaggtacacaatggccttgagtgtgatggtaaacaaccctggcaaagagggcaggccagaagaaggaaggtgttgtgacatgcctgagatgccacaaggggctgggatattataatgtagccttttacatgtatccaatagatttgtgagtagtatgcatgattattgtagagtgcttaggtaaggggtgatttctttcaataaagttgaagcttgctctatcattcacgttgaatcggctgcttgcttcctccgcccgccgcagaaGTCAAACTCCCTTTAACGGCCGCAGCTGACTGAGAATGATGGACACAACAGCAGGCTGCTAACAGCAGAATAATTCATCAGACCTGAGGTACTGGAGGAGGAAATGTCTAGCTGTTGAGCTTACTCCTCTTCAGCTGATCCCATCTCCCATTTcagttggttttggttggggggggCTCACAAATCCTCTTGTCTGTGTCACTGCTAACGTCATGCTGCCACGTGCTCCTCACCCCGCTTCCCGCAGGTAGAAAAATGCTGCCCGTtagcctgccccatccctctcaaAAAGCACAACGagggactgaaagaaaaattaacctcgTGCAGTTCCACTAACAGGCACCACAAGACAATCTGGTTTCAGGGAAGGAGAGCTTCAGTCTGCCTTGTATCTCAGCAACACAGAGGGAACTGTGCAAAAATCCTGACTgggttgctttcatttttacacatttatatctAGAGTCTCTCCGTTCCTCTAAAAGCAATGCTCTCGACACGACAAGCAGGCTTGGGCCCTGCTGGCAGTGTCAACAGTCTCTCTCAGGCTACTTCTGGCAACAAGGCACAGACTGTACCTTTTTCTGAGACACATCAGCGGTTCCTACGGGAGCGATGCAGGCGTCTTCAGGCTCAGGGTGATTAAACTCGCATGATGGAACACTGGCCGAGTCTGTGCTGTCACCAGAGCCCCCACTCGGAGCAGATTTGGGTTGCTCCCTGAGGGGTGTGTTATGGGCCAGTGGATCACTGGTTCCTGGGGGGGTGAAAGAGGATTGGGCACTGCTTTCCGACTTGTGCCCTTTGCAcgaggcaagggaagtgaatcagTACAGGTACATGACTTGTACatgatcagtacaaatgaattaatggccaaacTCTAGGGCAACCCGTGCAGAAAGACTGACGTTAAATCTTTCTGATAGTATCAGTTTGGAGTTAAACTCTATTAGTGCTGGACCTGTTACGGGCGGCAAAGTAAAAATACCTCCCATGCAGATTccagctgcaactaagttagttGCAAAAGTTAGAGATTTAGGTGTAGGAGTTGAAAGCCaaccaccccagaaatccatctcattTCTCCCAGACAACCTGTCTTAGTTGAACTGCCAACAGTGGGAGCGGTATCATTGGTATTGGATACACCAATAAACAAGCatacctggaaagccaaagatgctcatggaaaggagcacaaaattaatacaaggtggattgccccatctttctaattataacccactcCCGGttcacaaaacaaaccaagaagcttttccttcctttttcctgcaggCCAACGCTCCTGGAGACAGATGCCCTGAGGCACGAGGAGGGATCCTtatgtaaatctaaatttttgTGCAGTGCCGATGTTCATTGCCTTACTAACGCTTTTAGGATGTATTGTCTAtcattgcaaaaattgctttgggtgaccattctcctctcccttggttcCGAGGGAAGGTCCCTTTGCTAATGGGGCCTgcactttaaaaggtcattactgGACCCATGAAGGCGAGGTGGAAGTACCAAGGCCTAAACCACGCCTGCGCGctaggctgggggtgtggaatttcattttcctgctgcgtAGGCAGAcaacccgcgccccccccccgcgagtCAGAGTGCCATCTTCAGCCACAACAGCCACCGGAATATATACCCTGTTGATACTTAATTGTGTGGCAGGTGCTCTGTTAgctcttgctgtatttttcccttgTGGTATGTATGTGGTCATCCTGTAAGCGTCCGTGTAAACCGTCTTGCAGTTGTACCTGTTCGTGTGAACCACCACCTTCTCCCCCCAGTTCCCAAAGGCTGGAAGCACATCCCTCGGCCCGGCCTGGGACACATTTTGTTTGAATATGTCTGCTTAAAAACTGTTAATCGATAGTGTTGTTATTACTGTTGCCTTTATCACGTGCTTGGTTAGGACtgtgctttatttgttatttgcagtGTTGCTGGTGGTTTACCTTTGTTTGACTCTAGGATAgaactccacctgcacacacgctCTGCCACAATAATTCTTAATACCCCCTCGTGTTAGAGGAGGTTATAGAATCAGGATGCAGGAAGGGAGCTGCGTACTCGGCCGGGTTCAGAGGGCggctttgccactggtttgtatgaagccctccggcaggactgacaggctcaggcactccctgcagcgtgtttgcgtggcagctccgtctgggtcgccacgttctttctggtggtggttttgacgcgagtggagaccatggttcagtctactcgggGAGGACGATAAGATGAAACTGGCTCGGGTAAGTTccagacccaggagatggactgcgCCCTgtccgctggccctgcctgcgcaaACTGAGGCGCCAGGCTCGGGTTGGTGTGCGTGACTGATGCACCGGGATGGCTTTTGCTTTGCCCTGGAGCTCTCGGCAAGCTCGCCGCACTCCTGCAATGTGTGACTGGACTACGTATGGCTCGTGGTGAGCTGCTGCCCCTCCGTGGGTAACGTGGGTGAGAGACTGGTTTACTTGGACAGCCCTTCCAGCCACCGTGcggaagaaacacagaagccgtcCTCATAGAAACTTTtaggaattcaaaagaaaatgcacgATTGCAGAGTAAAAAAAGGTATAGGAAGGTTGCAGCTGAAGGGTTACGGCTAAAATATGGCATTTCAAGTtctctgggtggcaggggagatgagttgtgggagctggaagaagttgagaacagttaaaacagtaaaagtgaTGAAGTTGGAAAGAGTGGCAGTGAGGGAAGTGGTGtgaggtaggaaaaaaccccacaactgacaTGCAGTAATAAAGtcttaagagaagaaaacagattcactccaggcaaatattagtggaaaaaaagtttatatacttATTGTATAAAGATTACagggaagcaattaaaaaaatctttttcatatacaACATTTTGGAgggtgtaattttaaaatcaagaacattCACCTTTCAGCTTAGTACAGACATACCCCCTCTGagtgagcagtgctgtgctttgcaaatgGTACTGCACAGACATCAGTGCACGCTTACACTGAAAcgcaaagaaaactgaacttctgtGGTAATCTTATCCTAACTCTGGGCAAAGTTTAAGGCTCAGTTACAAACTCGCTTCCTTCACCCTCCTAACAGGGAAACAGTGGGAGTTCTTAAACTATTCAGACTAGGACCTACATGGTGCTACTTGTAAACAGAGGTGATAAAACTTCACGCAGAACATAGTAAAGCAAACACTGCGTCATGAGTTTATCGCTAATTGcgcacagttttgaaaatctctgctacagaaccggtggggaaaaaaaagacccaggcATGTATATAATTAAGTATTTGAGTTTGTTTTAACTCAGACTAATGTATCTCAAAGACAGCCTATTCAGTAAGAGCTGCTTACAATCCAATGTCtcatttatggcttttaaaaataaaacttctaactATCCTTTCAAGGAAGGCTGTATTCTGGTAAGAGACtcaagaaatatgttctttaaagtCTCACAGAGAACAGATGATAGCATGCCAGCTgaattctttattgcagctgaaAGGATGTACCGTTCAGGAAACTCATTTAACAGACATACATCAAGAGCAAGGGAGGTGCCTGTAGATGGCCCATAATAATGCTACGAGTGTATCAAAATCTCTGGGGGGTTGGGGTAATGTTTAAGACCCGGTTATCTCCTCTCAAtacccacttttaaaataaaaggtcatgTAGTTGCCCCTCATGAAGGAAAACGTGAGTTAAAAGTTTTGCTCTTGAAGAGTGATTGCACGTTACAAAGAGGTACATCGGTCCTTCCAGAGTACAGGCAAAAGGCATCGATTTCTGTTCAACGGGttagcaaagtgaaagaaaaaccgCCCTGTAGTGGCATTAAGACCAGACCTAAATCCAGACAAGTAGTGGTTCTTTGCCTTGTTCATGAACAAACCATGACATTCATCCCAAAGCAAGTGCAGTCCATTCTTTTaaaggtctttggaaaaaaaatcccaaataggTAATTTTCTGGCATGGAACAAGCGCAAAAAGAAGTTTGCCAGCTGTGTGAAAGCAACAGACCCACTTGCAGTTTCTACTGTCTCCAGGGATGAGTGTTTTGGGGATGCACCCGCCCTGCTTTTTCATGAATGTAAATCCCTCCTGAAGGCAGCAACTGCTTGTGGCACTTGGCTCACCCACACCTCCTGCAAACCAGTGTTCCCGTCAGTCAGCTGGAGGCGGCTGGGACCTCCTCCTTGGTTCAGGCAGAACTGTATCgaaacttttcttctccagttttataaaaataaattcagaccttCTTCTGTGTAATactggcacaaaggaaaatgttttctcgcAAAGAGAGTTGGCTTGTGTGGTGTTCTTAAGACAAACGTTGCAGTCCCGTTTTCCCCTCTAGGTGGGGCTGTCACCTTCCTCGGCTCATGtgcaaaacaaaccccccaaaaattccAGTCTGTACCGTTGTGGAGAAATTGTTGGAAGATAACAGTCACATGGTCcttgatactgaaatgaacaattctctgctgtttgcctctgtagaaagaactgttgttcagcattcctctctgacttgccactgcatagagagctattgttcagcaaattcttttAACTAGAGATAAGGCGTGATGTTGAAACCTCAAGTAGTAGGTCCACGGCTCACGCCTCTCGCGTGTGCTTCttacgttgtaccaatgaaatatgaataataGCGTGTGGACAGTAGCatagaaccaatcacagtttgtttgCCTTCGCATAGTCACTCTCTAACAGTACGTAAggtgctctgtacttaataaaattggatcgagcTTGCAAACCCTATTGGTATTATTCTTGATATCCGGGCTCTATCCATCGGCAgatggcgcccgaacagggacctcgTTATTCTTAACACATCGACCGAGACGTGGCGATGAACGGAGAACTTCGGATAGAAacggcgcagagaaacacagaagccggcacatagacgcacttctggagttaggagacggttctgcaggctgtcctctgcgaaggtaagctgctatggcacaagaagtggaagcagcgatatggctcctcacaagtatactctccaAGAGAGGTAGTGATATGAGCCAGTCCAAGCTAAAAGACTTGGTGCAACGGGCGCAGGAGCCACAGCTTTgcctcagcgcctctatgttatttaatcccTCTGAATGGAGGgctgtaggagatttactgtggaattttactatagagggtggaaaagcaggaaaaaaagcaaaggaacttggatcggtgtggcGGGAAGTGATtaatgctttacaagagatgaaagctgagcggaaggtggccgctgcagcaatagaggtgGTACAACcagataaagcagaagtaaataaAGCAACCACCCCACGTCGTCCGGTAGCGAAATTTTTTGGTCTCGATGTCACTAAGCTGCCTGTTCGTGGTACGTCGGGTTCCGTTGCTGCATCCGCAGCAGAAGTTGCGGCTCGTGCAGAAGGGGGTGGTACAAGCAGCAAAGTTTCAGTTTCAACTGAGAGTAAAGCGCAAGTGAAAGAGATTGCCCCTCAGATGAGGGAAATGACAAAAGAAGAGGCGGAGCAAAGCGGATCTAGTTGCCGCCCACGATCATATTCGTCCCTTCCAGTttcacactcctcctcctcttcttggtCATCATCCaacaactctggcagtaacacgcctccaaCAGTTCCTGCTGCAGGCGATTTAGAAAATGAccaactgttacatcaactaatgaaaaagctggaggagctaCATCCCTGTATTGACAcaaaaaaggactctttaaaatctaccacttggtggCACTCCAACTCAGGCCCTgcacttccttctgcaccaccaccaccactgccaccaccaccaaccacaacaaatacagctccgacTATACAACGACCTCCATCCTATCCAACCTCCGACACTGATCCTGTGCAGCGACGATGGACTGGAGTagtccgagatgctattttagaaggagactgGCAGACAGTTGGATCTTTAGCCTGCCCCGTGGTCACTGAAGGGGGAGTCGGGAAGTGGGAACCACGtgattggaaaattttacagcaagcaaaacaaacagtaaccaCTTAGGGATTAAAATCAGAAGcggcaaagaacattataaaatatatacttacaGCGGATTTGATGGTACCTGCTGATTGTCAGAACATTGCTTCACTTTTATTGACtccttctcaatatttaatttgggaaagaacatggaaacaactTGTAATTACTGAACTCAATAAGCATCAACGTGATCAGAACGATCCCTTTTATGCTGTGACTGTAGATACGTTAACGGGTCAGGGCGCATATGCCACCACGGCCGTACAGGTGACTTTCCCTCCAATTTTTCACCAAATGCCACAACAGCTAGCCCACCGGGCTCTTCTGCAGatacctgaagggaaaaaaaaaacagctccatTTGCGGCTGTTCGACAAGGACCTGTATTGATCGACTATCTCAAGCTATAAAAGATCAAGCGGACTTACCTGATGAAATGAAAGACTATGTTTCggttgtttgcttttgaaaatgccaatACCAGAACAAGGACTATACTAGCAGGTTTACTAAATGGAGCTCCTGCTGATGAAATGCTACTGcctgcttccagggcagaacagaatgcctaAGCAGCTATGACTGCCTCTGCTGTAAAAGGTGTTTtactagcagaaaaagaaaaaccagtagttgctgctgtcactaagataagtaacaaaatgccagaaaagaaaaaattcattcaGAACATGAGACCATGTTATCATTGTGGAGAGAGTGGACACTTTAGGAAGAATTGCCAAAAAATAGAGCGGAAAGGCTAGCCACAGCTTGTTTGAACTTAATAGATCAGCTCCAGTAGCAGGCCTTTGATGTCGAGTTGCCTAAAACAGTCTagtatagaaaagaaagcataaaagccagtaagtgaaagcagaacagagctggcctgAGCAAGGCGGTCACTTGGTTCAAAGTTCTTATgcactgtttcattgttttgctttcctatcTTGAGTGGCCTGTTGTTTCCGTTTCCTCTATGCTGTCCATACGGTTTGTCAAGAGAGTTTGTTACACCCTAACACAATACCTTCTTGACCTGGCATACCCACCAGCTGCAAGGCCAAAAGCTGAGCTAATGCCCAAGTACCACAAACAAGACTCTTCGGTCTGCTGAATTTTCAGCCTCACTTGCTAGGAAATGACAGCTTGTAAACCTGATGTGTTTACAACCCAAGGGATGAGGAGGGGCGAGTTAGAGGCGTGGCAGCTGGCTGCACCTTACGCGGTCCTGCACACTGCTGTCACACCCGGGTCCCACTGACACAAGACCTGCTCAGTCGCCATGAGCGCATGAAAGGTAACACATGGCCAAACACCAGGCAAAGGTCTGCCAAAGGCCAATTCCTCCCCGCTGCAAATTCTTTCCCTCAGTAAAGGTGCCACGGATACCAGTTTCTCTCTAAGAGTCTGAATGGAGATGTACACAACGAGAAGATCAGGAGAAAGTGTAAATTATAGGCTCTGCCTCTCCAAGACTCATTTCTAAATGCAGGTCAAGTAAATTTAAAGGAGtgtcaaaggaaacaaacttgtATAAGACAAAAAGTAAAGAAGCCAGGTGAATTAGATGCTCTGTCAGCATGCAGTTAacgatttaaaacaatttaaagaggTGTCACCCACTGTTGCCGGGGTGAATTATGCCAGTCTTTTCTACA comes from Athene noctua chromosome 5, bAthNoc1.hap1.1, whole genome shotgun sequence and encodes:
- the LOC141961368 gene encoding LOW QUALITY PROTEIN: putative C->U-editing enzyme APOBEC-4 (The sequence of the model RefSeq protein was modified relative to this genomic sequence to represent the inferred CDS: deleted 1 base in 1 codon), encoding MNPGEKTIFQEYLTNQGTVVKPYCWQRQNHTCAKCPYHMRAGEEARVPYAEFDRVFGFPYRSTATLRNKHLLFCELRSSSGSIVQKGHATDCTERGYHPESVLFGVGGYLDAVTDAHANIGGIVLYANYSPCNEVYHCCVSKIYNLLWKYPEITLCIYFSQFCLTEDGFPTAAWNGEALRSLPSLWPGVTLQRLPGGARCYLLCNFVYGIPGSALHHSTPPSRTLADQQNLHPVNNLTGITPYFRKAFPQARQGNPAVQQKLKAFSSPSLASQQPFQAMKGRLLPPMSQSPLVLFPGMFLPFQREHLYPRPKNIVRHLKMPKE